The DNA sequence ACTAGTTTAATGATAGACTGATAGACTGATAGGGAAGAGGCCGATGTTTGGTTAGTTTCATTCCTAATGGTTGAATTCTAAATGTTTTCTCAGGAATCATCACCTTGGATGGTCATGATATAAGGACCCTGCAAGTGAAGTGGCTTAGAGGTCAGATAGGCATGGTAGGCCAAGAGCCAGTCCTCTTCACCACCAGCATTCTCGAAAATGTGATGATGGGGAAGGAGAATGCCACCAAGAAAGAGGCCATTGCTGCTTGTGTTGCTGCCAATGCTCACAGCTTCATCTCTGGCCTTCCTCAAGGCTATGATACTCAGGTGCAAACCACACAAACATTCACATCAGCATACATAATTGCAGTCTTTTAACTCTTTAACAACTCTTACTTATATGATGCCTAATTCCTGGCAGGTTGGAGACAGGGGAACCCAACTCTCAGGAGGCCAGAAACAGCGCATTGCATTGGCTCGAGCCCTGATCAAAGATCCCAGGATCCTCCTCCTAGATGAGCCCACCAGTGCTCTAGACCCTGAGTCTGAGTCAGTAGTCCAACAAGCCATTGACAAGATCTCTGCTGGCCGGACAACCCTTGTCATTGCTCACAGACTAGCAACTGTAAGAAATGCGCACACCATTGTTGTTCTTAATCACGGTGCAGTTGTTGAAACTGGTAACCATCATAAGCTCATGGAAAAATCCGGGGCCTATTACAATCTTGTCAAGCTTGCTTCTGAAGCTGTATCCAAGCCTTTGTCAAAACAAGATGGTAGTATTATTAAGGCCACTAAGTTTCCCTCTTATGAGAGGTCAGTTTATGAAGTGTCAAAATCAAAGTACATGAATGAAGCCTCAAGATCAAAGTACTTAACATCTATGCAAGAACAATAcaaagaagaggaggaagaaaagCCAGAGCCAAAGCCTGGGAAAGTTCTAGTTTCAGAGATATTTAAGTTGCAAAGGCCAGAGCTTCTGATGCTTTTACTGGGGTTTCTCTTGGGCATGCATGCTGGTGCAATTCTCTccatttttccctttattttagGCCTAGCCCTTCAAATATACTTTGGCGATGACACAtccaaaatgaaaagagaagtGGGTGTGCTCTCTTTAGTAATTGTTGGGCTTGGGTTTGGGTGTGTAATAACCTTGGTAGGCCAGCAAGGTTTCTGTGGCTGGGCAGGCACAAAGCTTACCAAGAGGGTGAGAGACCGCTTATTCAGATCCATACTAAAACAAGAACCGGGTTGGTTCGATTTCGACGATAATTCGACTGGAGTCCTTGTCTCTAGGCTCTCCATTGATTGTGTCACTTTTCGATCAGTTCTTGGTGACCGCTTCTCAGTCCTACTAACGGGGTTGAGCTCAGCTGCTGTTGGTCTTGGGATATCATTCTTTCTTGATTGGAGGCTAACTCTCTTGGCTGCAGCTCTCACTCCACTCACCCTTGGGGCAAGCTACTTCAGCTTGATTATCAACGTCGGACCAAGATTAGATAACAGTTCTTATGCCAGAGCTAGCAACATTGCTGCTGGGGCAGTCTCAAACATAAGAACAGTGACAACATTCTCAGCGCAACAACAGCTAGTCCACACCTTCGATCAAGCCTTATCAGAGCCAAAGAAGAAATCAGTGAAAAGGTCACAAGTCCTAGGCCTAGCTCTTGGATTTTCCCAAGGGGCCATGTATGGAGCTTACACTCTAACCCTTTGGTTTGGTACTTATCTTGTTAAAGAAGACAAAACAAACTTTGGTGATGTGTTCAAGATCTTCCTCATTCTTGTGATGAGCTCATTCTCAGTTGGGCAATTAGCTGGTCTGGCACCTGACACTTCCATGGCTGCGACTGCAGTTCCTGCTGTTTTCAGCATCATCAACCGCAGGCCGATGATCAGCAGTGATGGAGAGAAAGGTAGGAAGGCTGAAAGATCAAAACCAGTGGACGTAGAGCTGAAAATGGTGACTTTTGCATACCCTTCTAGGCCAGAGGTGACTGTGTTGAGGGAATTTTGTCTGAAGGTGAAAGGTGGCAGCATGGTGGCATTGGTAGGGGGAAGTGGGAGTGGGAAATCAACAGTGGTATGGCTGATACAGAGGTTTTATGATCCAAACCAAGGGAAGGTACTGATGGGAGGAGTTGATATTAAGGAGATGAATGTGAAGTGGCTGAGGAGGCAGATAGCTTTGGTGGGTCAAGAGCCTGCATTGTTTGCTGGGAGTATTAGAGAGAATATTGCTTTTGGAAACCCTAATGCTTCATGGGCTGAGATTGAAGAAGCTGCTAATGAAGCTTACATTCACAAGTTCATCAGTAGCCTCCCTCAAGGTTATGAAACACAGGTACCATCTCTAATCCATTCAAGTATGCATTGGTTCATTAAAGACAGTTTTTCCAAATATATAAACTTCTCATTGAAGAATTAGTATTCTTACATTTTTGAAAGAAGatccttgttttgatttttcaacactATGTTTCGTTCTTGAAAAAttcgagaaaaagaaaataaagaaaaagaaaaaaaattaaaatgtagatttaaaattaataaattatttttacattctttttcaaattgatttaacttaTTTGtccttatttatatataaaagattaaataattttaaaagatttaaaattttaattatatttgaatttttatatataatttttcatgcTTTTTGTAAACCAAACATGGTAATCAACTGCAAATTGATTCCATTTTGATCCAGATATTAAAGCTGAAACTCAATCAATgcttatttcctttatttattgaGCCTACATCCAAACCCATAAAAGATTGCCTGTGAAATTGGGCATTAGGGTTGTAACCCATTaccaaatgaaattaaattagtaGCTTAACAATGGATTAGCATACCATCTATTGCAGATGTGACCCACCTCCTATTTCCTTTGAAATGCAGGTTGGTGAGAGTGGGGCCCAGCTATCTGGTGGCCAAAAACAAAGAATAGCAATAGCAAGGGCCATATTGAAGAAATCCAAGGTGCTACTCCTAGATGAAGCAAGCAGTGCGTTGGACCTTGAGTCAGAGAAGCATGTCCAAGATGCCTTGAGGAAGGTGTCCGAAAGGGCCACAACCATAGTAGTTGCCCACAGGCTTTCTACCATCAGAGAAGCCCATATGATTGCAGTAGTTAAAGATGGTGCAGTCGCTGAGTATGGCAGCCATGACACCCTCTTGGCTTCCCATCTCAATGGTGTCTATGCTAGCTTGGTTAGGGCTGAGACTGAAGCCAGTGCTTTTTCTTGATAGCAATCAACCCATTTAAACATCGCCAAAATTGACTCATTAGCTTTATTACAGAGAAATCGAACTTCATCTTAATATAGTGATTGTAAAGTCTAAATTCCATGTCATGCAAAAACATATAATAACCAGCcaatattgataaaattatttagttaaaaagtATTTAGAATCAATGTTTTACATCTCTCGAAAATTAGATGTTTCTATTTGATATCCATAACAGGTGATGCTTTTAAACTAATTGAATTTAAAGCGTTAATGATGCTTTTGAACTagttaaatgtattttaaagcCCTGAAGACACGAACAATATCAATTCAAGATTATTAAGTCTTTGTGCTATGATTTTGtcaatttttatgattgtaAGTTTCTTaaccaattttaaattaacaaattgagaaaattttagtttaaatgatattaaattattagtcATAAACTTTCAATTTTGTTATGACATGttctaaatgttttttttctctctttattttttttttggtttctggtttttgattttgttttttttttctaaaagaaaaggaatgccAATAAAAGAGCCAAATTTCAAAGGAAGTGAATGTGACTACAAACATTCTCCAACATGGCCCATAGGTGAGGGTTGAGGAGGCATACAAGAAGGCTCACCTTTCCAATGGCTCCATTCCCTCTACTCGAAAAGGGAGATGCCACCAGGAAGAGACCCACAAATTTCTCACCAAAATAACCCTCTAATACTCTAAGGAAACCTCCCACATAACCTTCCCATACAGGGTACATTCAACATTTTGCATGGCTCTCAAGGCCCATATGCCTAATTCTCCCATGTAAATACGTTCTCTTACCTTTGAAGCCAAGTGAAATTGATGGTTACGTGCCTGGCATGCAAAGCTAAAGAGGTTGTGGTTCAACGATGGAGAAACTACTATCAAACCTGTCCTGTTCTCCACCATCTTTGCAACACTtgtttcttccttctcttctcaGAGTGGCCTCTTCAGTTGCCCTTTTTCTGCTTCCTCCAGGTATTTATCACATATTTCAATTGGGTTTTCTCCATTTTATTGTCTTCAATTATCTTATTAGTATTTTGATTCACATGAACTGCTACTGTTACATTTCAAAAGGAAATTACTAGGAATGTTACCTTAGGAAAAGGAAGATTAGAGTGGGAAAATGATTGGGTTTTGGGGTTGTTTCATGGAAATTGGATGAACCCATTGAAATTTCAGAGGGTTTTCAGagttcatttcttaaaattccaTGTTTAGAACAATGGGTTTATCCAATTTTTCCTGGGACATTCATGAGGCTAAACCCTAAATAATTTTGAGGGTTTTGGGTCAAAAGATCAGGTAACTGATACTACTATTTGGTATTGCATTGGTTCTGTAAAATACAGATGATCTGGGTAAACTTTCTGGATTTGTATCAACATAAATTCTTGGTCTAGACagatttatttttggaaaagagaGGGCAAAGGGAATGGCATCATTAACACCCGGGGTACTGCTTAAGCTTCTTCAGAGTATAAATTCCAATATAAAGGTTCGAGGAGAATATCGGTCTGTCCTTTTACAAGTGATCAGCATTGTTCCTGCCTTATCTGGATCAGAGCTGTGGCCAAACCATGGCTTCTTCATAAAAGTCTCGGACTCTTCTCATTCGACATATGTTTCACTATCCAAGGAAGACAATGAGCTTATCTTAAACAATAAATTGCAGCTAGGCCAATTCTTCTATGTTGATAGAGTGGAAGCTGGAACCCCGGTTCCAATTCTAGTTGGTGTGAGACCAGTTCCAGGAAGAAATCCATTTGTTGGAAACCCGAAAGATTTGATGCAAATGTTGGTGCCTTCTGAGGGTCCTGTCCAAGTTGATCATGAAGGAATTAATGGCTCAAAATTGAGTGAATTATTGGAACCAAAAGAGGAGAGTCCAAGACAGAAAATTGTTATCAAAGAGGAGAAGGTGGTGGTTGCATCTAGGTACATGCAAGGTGTTTTGACATCAAATTCAAAAGTAAATGGAGTGGATTGCAATGGTGGAGGGAAGAacaatgagaatgagaatggtGGAGCAGGAAAAAAGGTTGGATTGTTGAAAGGAAGACAGCAAGAGCTTAAAGGTCAGGTATGATTCTAGCCTAATATCCATTTCAAAGGCACATAAACCAGATTTCTTATTACGAGTCATTACCTGTAAGTCTgcataaatatgaattttcaaTGCAAGTTATATAACGGTTCAATAGCCTACGAAAATTTATACTTGCAGGCTGCGATTGAGAGCTAATGGGATACTGTTTAGCATTCTATATGCCCTAGTTGTTCTGTTTATTGttcatctctttatttttcattcaattattttctcttctattcCCATAGTTCCATTGTCATCTTTCTTAGTCACATTTCTGCAAAATAGCACTGTGTTTTAGAATCCAGTATCATGATCTGTTGTGTGGTTGGGCATATTACAATTATTCGTAACTTGTGGGCTTACCATTAGACATTATGACACCTTGTACTGATAGCCTAAagacaaaaaatacaaaaaaaattgcaaaattaatgaaatcacAGTTGAAAAAATCGAACAAATTTCTGTTGAGTGGAGATCTCACACAAGAGTGAGATGTTGGCTCCTTATGTTCTAAAGGAGGATGAAACCTGGGAAGTGAATGACCAGAATATTGCACAATGTATGCATGGTGCAGGTTCTTTAGAACCACTTTTACTGCTGCCAAAGATTCTTCAAGGAAATGATGCAATATTCTATCAAGCTATTCAAAATCATAAatgtttgtttataaaaaatgtcGTGTTCCAAATTTACTGACAGCCACTGGTACTAGCATTACAGACACACTCAATGACTCCGATGCGCAGTCAACAAGATGCACTTGTATCAAAGCCAGAGGTTGCTGTATCCAATGCCAAGGAGAGTGCAGTGCCTGTGAAGGGCACAACTACAAAACGCCCCACAAGCAAACAGGAAACCATCAACTCGAATTGTTTGTTAAATcttaaagataaaaatcattCATCTGAGAAAATTTCATGGATGTCTCTGCCTGCCAACCTTCTGAAGCCTGGAAAGGTACATTTCCTCTTTCCTCCACTTggttttgataaaataagtcATATGGTTTCTATTTAATCAGTCTAGTTATATGGATATTAACAAAATTCGTGCTGTGAAAAAAGGCATTGGGCTACCAAATAGAGTCAACATTGATGCTTGTCATTAATATCCAAATAGAGAAATTTTACTAACTTCTGGAATAAAACTTCTGAagattcttctttcttcttctttattattatttcacaaGGGAATGCTTAGAAGGAGAAATTTAGCTTCTTTGATTGCAGCAGAAGCCCAAAAGGAGGCATCCACAGCTGCAGTTCTTGTCAAATGCCTGGGGTAAGCATTCCTTCATTTTCCATATTGAATTTCATCAACTTAGAAAACCATGTTTTCCTCATAAGGCACGcatacatttataaatttttacaGTTCttacttctctttttcttttttgtcccTTCTTTTCCAGTATGTTCGCTAATCTGTGCTCATCTTCCTCAATGGAGAACCCCCACctctctctcacaaagttctTTACACTCCATCAACTCATTGACCAACCAAATGCCACAACCCAATTGAAGGATAAATCCCTTCATCTGTCTAACAATTCATCTCCACAGGCAGATAAATCTAGTAAAAAGACAGGTCTAATTCATGGTAAAAGTGCATTGAAATCTGCAAAGCCCTCAATAGAGCTAAGTGGGACTGAGAAACTAGAGTGGGCAAAAGGGGATGGTGCCAAAGAGATCAAAGAACTGAAAGAGATTCTCTTGAATGAGACACAATCTTGGTTTTTGAAATTCTTGGAAGGAGCATTGGATGCAGGGTTTCGCATCAGCACCATGGAGAAGAAAAGTAAGGAGATTGTAGGGCGGCGAATGGAACCTGACAATCACATTGCTGTCACATTATCACAACTTAAGCATGCAAATGAGTGGTTGGATAAACTAAGAAGCAAATTGAGCTCAGAAAACAATGAGTTAGTAAAGACCATTGATAggttgaaacaaaaaatatatgctTGTTTGCTTGCTCATGTGGATTCTGCTGCATCAGCTCTAGAGAGCCGATCTGGTTGATTCAGCAAAAGGGGATGACTTTAGGATTGTAAGTTTCTTTCTTGCAAAggaataacttaatatttaaggCAATCTGCATTGCCAAGTAATGATAACTTAAGCCAAACAGAAGCTACTGTAAGTTTGGCCAAACACGTTTGAAATACAAATATGTTTAAGTTATTTGTGTACCAGAACAAATAAGGCCATTGAGGCTAATTTCAATAAAAGCTTGAGAATTCATTCATTCCCTTGATATTTTCTGTCATAGCACTATGTTCTGATCAAGTAAAGGGCAGATTGTTACTTCCTTTCCTCTGGGGGAATGCCCAATGTGCCTCTTTTTCTCTCATCCAGCATTACCCAGAAGAATCAGATAACCAGTCAGCCCCAGCTGTTTGGAGGACTAGGCCAAAGTATTATTGGGTTGAGATGGTCAGCTGCCTaatattgaattcaagcttcaAAGACAGCTAGTAACTAACTCACCTGCGTTGTCTTCTGTCCTGCTTGATCATTCTAAGGTTTCGGTTATAGGGGATAGGATCCAAGTGGGAGAGCCAGGGCACATGTAAAATCTCAGATCCAGGTGCTGATTGATCCAGCATGTGCCCTGCTTCTCCAGCATGGTTTAGCTACCCCAAGTAGGTTACTTGAGCATCATAACAACACTTGGTTTTGCAATTGCCTCAATGAAAGAATGTCTCGAAACCTGAAACAAGTCCTGCAGCTAAGACAAAGGGATCATGGTTAAGTCACAGGATTCACACAAGTTCTGATATAGTGTCATTATGGAGGAAAAGTTTACTTATATTCTATAAGCCATGATGATTAGCTTACATGGAACCAACCAGTGAGGTCGGCCAGCATTTTTTCTTGTATGGTTGAGGGTGGGTGGTTGGTCCAGTGGCTGGACTCATAAAATCAAAGTGTTCTTTAAGCAAATCCAAGATGCGTGTGGAAAACAAATGAACTTTGGCTGAGTGACTGTTGAGGTTTGGCTGCCAAAAAGGCAGTCCATGAGGTGGTGATAGTACAATCAATTTCAAGGAAGAAATTTACCAGATGCCGACATAAGGTATTCCCTCAACCAAAGGCCGGTCACCCACCATTGACCAATTTGGAGATCTAAGAGGGCTGGAAGTTCTAAATTTATAATGCCGGCCTGCCGCTCAACAAAGGTATTCAGATGGCTAAATTGTTTATTCATACAATTATTATCATACCATAGTTCGTTCAATCATCTTAGGTGACAGACAGAATGTTTCAATTTGGAATGGCATTTGAAAGGGGAGCAGATGAAACCGAAAAATATTAGCAGTCAAGATTccaattcatatattttcaatccACACTTACACAAGTACCTCACTCATTTGACGAAAACAGCAGCAAACAATAATAACCATCTTGCTATCTACAAAATGTTGCTAAAATTTACGTGTACCACCAGTCTTTCAAACTCTTTTATATGAATCTATGTCCATCTCGAAAGAAGCATCATATGACATCCATTGAGTACAGAAGCCTTAATACTGTCTGAATGTCAGGTTCAAACGGCCAGGACGGAGATTTGTTTCTTTCAACAGGACCTGAGGAGAAGTATTTGGGAGAATGGAAGCTACCCCATGAAAAATACGTCTAGATTCACCCCCGAATATCAAAACATCTCCTGATTTCAATAAAACTTTGTCTGCATTGAAAACATCCCTCTGATTACTATATAAGAATTCTGCAGAGTCGCCAATGGAGAAGGAGACCACTGGTAGTCCTTTCCGAAGAGTCTCTTCTCTTTCGTCTCTATCCTGAATGGGATAAAGCAGATGATATCAATGAGTTCGCTAAGTGCAGCAAGGTTACAGAGCAGTGATGTATTTGTCAAGATAAGCCAGTGATTTGTCTAAAATGCATCCAACAAGGTGAATATGATGACATACTGCTTGTTACGAACCTGATGGAGACCAAGACGACCACTAGTTGTGTAAAAATTGACAATACAGATGTCTGGTGTCATCCAAGGAAGTTCTTTTTCCACCTTGCttgcttcaattttttctttcgaAAGAAGTGCTTGTGAATCTTGGATTGCTTCTTTAACCAAATGAAAAAATTCATCAGGAATAGGAGGTGGTTTAGCATTATCAACTGGTCGTTCATCTTCATATTTGCCCGTCTCAGGGTCCCAATTCTTTCCAAGGCACATCATCTGCAAATTCAGTTTTCCTCCATCTCGATAACCAGGTTGGTAGAAGCCTCCAGATCCCAGACCAAGTTCTCGACATTTCTTTACTATTTTAACCTAGAAGCATATAAATGGTCACAACAAGGTCAGCAAACATgtaatcaaagaaaaatggaaagagagataGCCAAGCCATTTCTTTAACATCTGAAATCTTTTTTGTTGAGCTAAACTAATTAGGAAGTGATAGATAGAAATTAAACAATATGGGTGCTAGTGTGTTGGTTGAAAAGGACTCAAAGGTCTAATCTATTGGCTTGAATATGGGCCAACACCAACACAAAGAACAAATGTTCAGATTTCTTACTGACCAAAGAGGGTGTCTCGTTACCACTATTCTGGTATAGTCCAGAAATTTGCTGACATATTTCTCTGACTTCAACTATCTACAGATGACCTTTTGACATGAAATTTAGAAGCCAAATAATGGTGATTTGTTCTATTAAATGTCTCTAAGAAATGGCAGGTAGGTTATCATATATACCTGGAACTCAAAATTTTGCTACATGTCAATGAAAGGAAACTTCAGTTACATTCTTGGCATTTAAAGGGGAAGGACTTAACAAATCATActataaaaagaaatgagaaacaaaTAGCAGTACCTGATCACTGGAGGAAATGTAACCCTTCAGAAGAACCATTCCAGAACTTATCACGTCTCCTTTTAGCCCTTCTTCAGCCCGCTTGCTTTCTCTTCGCTTTTCTCTATTCTTTGAAAGTAAAGGAGCTTTTAGGACTATGGAAGTTCCAGTTTTCACTGGGCAGATATCAAAAGGCTCAACTACCCCTGGATGCTCAGAAAGCTCTATATTTCCAGTGCCTATGGTCTTGCtaagagaatttttctcaaattgGGGTCCTTTGTTCTGGAAAGGCATACTGTTAATACCATATTTAATTGGAGTCTGAATCTGAGACTCATTCTGCaggtttttagtattttctttgAGTGAGAGATCAGACAATGGGGGAAGGTGAT is a window from the Vitis riparia cultivar Riparia Gloire de Montpellier isolate 1030 chromosome 9, EGFV_Vit.rip_1.0, whole genome shotgun sequence genome containing:
- the LOC117922216 gene encoding uncharacterized protein LOC117922216 isoform X2; the protein is MNRGSARRAGGYRGNRGSARRAGGYRGRSSRSGVIISLYDVPGASLYDVPGASLYDVPGTSLRDVPGTSLRDVPVGAGRHSTNDALECKDGTPPNRREAPKQPSPGSISRQSEHELTLGHSYKQDRPSSGNNEGLSHMGINQHGQNPLETASSSSQPSGCSSASDSAHENHLPPLSDLSLKENTKNLQNESQIQTPIKYGINSMPFQNKGPQFEKNSLSKTIGTGNIELSEHPGVVEPFDICPVKTGTSIVLKAPLLSKNREKRRESKRAEEGLKGDVISSGMVLLKGYISSSDQVKIVKKCRELGLGSGGFYQPGYRDGGKLNLQMMCLGKNWDPETGKYEDERPVDNAKPPPIPDEFFHLVKEAIQDSQALLSKEKIEASKVEKELPWMTPDICIVNFYTTSGRLGLHQDRDEREETLRKGLPVVSFSIGDSAEFLYSNQRDVFNADKVLLKSGDVLIFGGESRRIFHGVASILPNTSPQVLLKETNLRPGRLNLTFRQY
- the LOC117922216 gene encoding uncharacterized protein LOC117922216 isoform X1, translating into MNRGSARRAGGYRGNRGSARRAGGYRGRSSRSGVIISLYDVPGASLYDVPGASLYDVPGTSLRDVPGTSLRDVPGTSLRYVPVGAGRHSTNDALECKDGTPPNRREAPKQPSPGSISRQSEHELTLGHSYKQDRPSSGNNEGLSHMGINQHGQNPLETASSSSQPSGCSSASDSAHENHLPPLSDLSLKENTKNLQNESQIQTPIKYGINSMPFQNKGPQFEKNSLSKTIGTGNIELSEHPGVVEPFDICPVKTGTSIVLKAPLLSKNREKRRESKRAEEGLKGDVISSGMVLLKGYISSSDQVKIVKKCRELGLGSGGFYQPGYRDGGKLNLQMMCLGKNWDPETGKYEDERPVDNAKPPPIPDEFFHLVKEAIQDSQALLSKEKIEASKVEKELPWMTPDICIVNFYTTSGRLGLHQDRDEREETLRKGLPVVSFSIGDSAEFLYSNQRDVFNADKVLLKSGDVLIFGGESRRIFHGVASILPNTSPQVLLKETNLRPGRLNLTFRQY
- the LOC117921696 gene encoding ABC transporter B family member 19-like gives rise to the protein MADSSFETDFSLSGHSGNYRRRHHPTPVRSNHASSSFTWFSPLDMSQNYYPRRLRHHPSPASPFSTDNDLSWQGELSWQFEPSGWQDNRNLGAVLSPWIATPSSDRHQSFQRSANDYYLSHTYGGFQSFTNPYYEYSGYGSVPSRRLELQSYVDGDHGSSFFGRHYTSGEYSRSHGFPNLGAIKEGSPGHHGPLADKDELSLIKHTSPEESELQISLFETDLGHHQHEDPRWFSVSHAYMDVEDNSVNVSHHHHDGGHRHIKQEVDNLDNGLHSFSPSFEKHGHHGHGYHDHGHDHGVWKSTSHHYDTDEGYNDNDRDSAYDEDEDDEDDGMAPRSVGLFSLFRYSTKSDILLVILGCLGALINGGSLPWYSFLFGNFVNKIAKEPDSNDKTEMMKDVQQICLLMAGLAAIVVVGAYMEITCWRIVGERSSQRIRTKYLRAVLRQDIGFFDTQISAGNIMHGISSDVAQIQEVMGEKMAHFIHHVFTFICGYAVGFWRSWKVSLVVLSVIPLMMFCGIAYKAIYVGLTAKEEVSYRRAGSVAEQAISSIRTVFSFVAEDHLAERYAELLQKSVPFGVKLGFAKGAGMGVIYLVTYSTWALAFWYGSILVARGEISGGAAIACFFGVNLGGRGLALSLSYFAQFAQGTVAASRVFEIIDRVPEIDPYSPEGRKLPSIRGRIEFKGVTFAYPSRPTAAILRSLNLEVPSSKTLALVGSSGGGKSTIFALIERFYDPVKGIITLDGHDIRTLQVKWLRGQIGMVGQEPVLFTTSILENVMMGKENATKKEAIAACVAANAHSFISGLPQGYDTQVGDRGTQLSGGQKQRIALARALIKDPRILLLDEPTSALDPESESVVQQAIDKISAGRTTLVIAHRLATVRNAHTIVVLNHGAVVETGNHHKLMEKSGAYYNLVKLASEAVSKPLSKQDGSIIKATKFPSYERSVYEVSKSKYMNEASRSKYLTSMQEQYKEEEEEKPEPKPGKVLVSEIFKLQRPELLMLLLGFLLGMHAGAILSIFPFILGLALQIYFGDDTSKMKREVGVLSLVIVGLGFGCVITLVGQQGFCGWAGTKLTKRVRDRLFRSILKQEPGWFDFDDNSTGVLVSRLSIDCVTFRSVLGDRFSVLLTGLSSAAVGLGISFFLDWRLTLLAAALTPLTLGASYFSLIINVGPRLDNSSYARASNIAAGAVSNIRTVTTFSAQQQLVHTFDQALSEPKKKSVKRSQVLGLALGFSQGAMYGAYTLTLWFGTYLVKEDKTNFGDVFKIFLILVMSSFSVGQLAGLAPDTSMAATAVPAVFSIINRRPMISSDGEKGRKAERSKPVDVELKMVTFAYPSRPEVTVLREFCLKVKGGSMVALVGGSGSGKSTVVWLIQRFYDPNQGKVLMGGVDIKEMNVKWLRRQIALVGQEPALFAGSIRENIAFGNPNASWAEIEEAANEAYIHKFISSLPQGYETQVGESGAQLSGGQKQRIAIARAILKKSKVLLLDEASSALDLESEKHVQDALRKVSERATTIVVAHRLSTIREAHMIAVVKDGAVAEYGSHDTLLASHLNGVYASLVRAETEASAFS
- the LOC117922215 gene encoding uncharacterized protein LOC117922215, which produces MASLTPGVLLKLLQSINSNIKVRGEYRSVLLQVISIVPALSGSELWPNHGFFIKVSDSSHSTYVSLSKEDNELILNNKLQLGQFFYVDRVEAGTPVPILVGVRPVPGRNPFVGNPKDLMQMLVPSEGPVQVDHEGINGSKLSELLEPKEESPRQKIVIKEEKVVVASRYMQGVLTSNSKVNGVDCNGGGKNNENENGGAGKKVGLLKGRQQELKGQTHSMTPMRSQQDALVSKPEVAVSNAKESAVPVKGTTTKRPTSKQETINSNCLLNLKDKNHSSEKISWMSLPANLLKPGKGMLRRRNLASLIAAEAQKEASTAAVLVKCLGMFANLCSSSSMENPHLSLTKFFTLHQLIDQPNATTQLKDKSLHLSNNSSPQADKSSKKTGLIHGKSALKSAKPSIELSGTEKLEWAKGDGAKEIKELKEILLNETQSWFLKFLEGALDAGFRISTMEKKSKEIVGRRMEPDNHIAVTLSQLKHANEWLDKLRSKLSSENNELVKTIDRLKQKIYACLLAHVDSAASALESRSG